One Danio rerio strain Tuebingen ecotype United States chromosome 9, GRCz12tu, whole genome shotgun sequence genomic region harbors:
- the LOC110440056 gene encoding uncharacterized protein has translation MEDLFFDFDAQDASTDFAFWGQMDPSFPQIHSQLDTLLFDCGAMAGQLSPWSSYGCQSVFPEAQLTFTDLDSQSPQLEVGAEVDSSLLDEPHEMTQQQQRCLATHHPYKVQRHAANIRERKRMLSINSAFEELRCHVPTFPYEKRLSKIDTLRLAIAYIALLREILLSGCDPKSYVDECMKNGYKNQTNAIWNTSDLTARLSWIKWD, from the exons atggAAGACTTGTTTTTTGATTTCGATGCTCAAGATGCATCCACAGACTTTGCGTTCTGGGGCCAAATGGACCCCAGTTTCCCCCAGATTCACTCTCAGCTGGACACCCTGCTGTTTGACTGCGGAGCAATGGCGGGCCAGCTTTCCCCCTGGTCCTCTTACGGGTGCCAGTCGGTGTTTCCCGAGGCTCAGCTGACCTTCACGGATTTAGACTCGCAGTCTCCGCAGCTGGAGGTCGGTGCTGAAGTGGACAGCTCCTTACTGGACGAGCCCCATGAGATGACCCAGCAGCAGCAGCGGTGCTTGGCGACGCATCATCCGTACAAGGTGCAGCGCCACGCCGCCAACATCCGTGAGAGGAAGAGGATGCTGAGCATTAATTCTGCGTTTGAGGAGCTGCGCTGCCACGTGCCCACCTTCCCCTACGAGAAAAGGTTGTCCAAAATAGACACGCTAAGACTGGCCATCGCTTACATCGCCCTGCTCAGGGAAATCCTCCTATCAGGCTGTGACCCCAAATCATATGTGGACGAATGCATGAAGAACGGCTATAAGAATCAGACAAATGCCATCTGGAACACAAGCG ATCTGACAGCTCGGCTCTCTTGGATAAAGTGGGATTAG